Proteins from one Bacteroides mediterraneensis genomic window:
- the ilvN gene encoding acetolactate synthase small subunit → MDNKTLYTIIVHSENIAGILNQITAVFTRRQINIESLNVSASSIKGVHKYTITCWTTPDVIGKVVTQIEKKMDVIQAHYFTDKEIFQREVAMYKVSTPEFQSNPEASKVIRRYSAHIVEVNPTFSIVEMVGMSADITSLYQELKQLNCVLQFVRSGRIAVSTSCFERVNEYLAHREERYRNQKN, encoded by the coding sequence ATGGATAATAAAACATTATATACAATCATTGTTCATTCAGAAAATATTGCCGGTATATTGAACCAGATTACCGCGGTGTTTACCCGTCGCCAGATCAACATCGAGAGTCTGAACGTGTCGGCTTCTTCCATCAAGGGAGTACATAAATATACCATCACTTGCTGGACTACTCCGGATGTGATTGGCAAAGTGGTGACGCAGATAGAAAAGAAAATGGATGTGATTCAGGCGCATTATTTCACGGACAAGGAAATCTTCCAGCGTGAAGTGGCTATGTATAAGGTGTCCACTCCTGAATTCCAGTCGAATCCGGAAGCTTCCAAGGTAATTCGCCGTTACAGTGCGCATATTGTGGAAGTCAATCCGACTTTCTCTATCGTGGAGATGGTGGGAATGAGTGCGGACATCACTTCGCTCTATCAGGAACTGAAACAGCTGAATTGTGTGCTTCAGTTTGTACGTTCCGGACGTATTGCTGTTTCAACCAGCTGTTTCGAACGGGTAAACGAATATCTGGCACATCGTGAAGAAAGATATCGGAACCAAAAGAATTGA
- the ilvD gene encoding dihydroxy-acid dehydratase — translation MKHQLRSSMSTEGRRMAGARALWVANGMKKEMMGKPIIAIVNSFTQFVPGHTHLHEIGQQVKAEIEKLGCFAAEFNTIAIDDGIAMGHDGMLYSLPSRDIIADSIEYMVNAHKADAMVCISNCDKITPGMLMASMRLNIPTVFVSGGPMEAGEWGGQHLDLIDAMIKSADTTVSDEDVEEIERHACPGCGSCSGMFTANSMNCLNEAIGLALPGNGTILATHANRKQLFKDAAALIVKNAYKYYEEGDDSVLPRSIATREAFLNAMTLDIAMGGSTNTVLHLLAVAHEAEVDFKMDDIDMLSRRVPCLCKVAPNTQKYHIQDVNRAGGILNILGELAKGGLLDTTVHRVDGTTLAEAIAKYNICRPEVDADAQRIYSSAPGGKFCIQLGAQNSTYKELDTDRTNGCIRDLQHAYSKDGGLAVLKGNIAQDGCVVKTAGVDESIWKFSGPAKVFDSQEAACEGILGGKVVSGDVVVITHEGPKGGPGMQEMLYPTSYIKSKHLGKECALITDGRFSGGTSGLSIGHISPEAAAGGNIGKIVDGDIIEIDIPNRSINVKLSDEELAQRPMTPVTRDRKVSKALKAYASMVSSADKGGVRIVE, via the coding sequence ATGAAACATCAGTTACGTAGTTCGATGAGTACCGAAGGCCGCCGTATGGCAGGTGCCAGAGCACTGTGGGTGGCCAATGGAATGAAAAAGGAGATGATGGGGAAACCAATCATTGCAATAGTGAACTCTTTTACGCAGTTTGTACCCGGTCATACACACTTGCATGAGATTGGTCAGCAGGTGAAGGCAGAGATTGAAAAACTGGGATGCTTTGCGGCTGAGTTCAACACCATTGCCATCGACGACGGAATCGCGATGGGGCATGACGGGATGCTGTATTCTTTGCCTTCGCGCGACATCATCGCCGACAGCATAGAGTATATGGTGAATGCACATAAGGCAGATGCCATGGTGTGTATTTCCAACTGTGACAAGATTACGCCGGGAATGTTGATGGCTTCCATGCGATTGAATATCCCTACGGTGTTCGTATCAGGTGGACCAATGGAGGCCGGAGAGTGGGGCGGACAGCATCTGGATTTGATTGATGCGATGATCAAGTCGGCCGATACTACCGTGAGTGATGAAGATGTGGAAGAAATTGAACGTCATGCGTGTCCGGGTTGCGGAAGCTGCTCAGGTATGTTTACCGCAAACTCAATGAACTGCTTGAATGAAGCTATCGGACTGGCTTTACCGGGTAACGGTACGATTCTGGCCACTCACGCCAATCGCAAGCAGTTGTTCAAGGATGCAGCGGCACTGATTGTAAAGAACGCTTATAAATATTATGAAGAGGGAGACGACAGTGTGTTGCCGCGCAGTATTGCTACTCGTGAGGCGTTCCTGAATGCCATGACCCTTGACATAGCCATGGGTGGTTCTACCAATACGGTGCTTCACTTGTTGGCGGTGGCTCACGAAGCGGAAGTGGATTTTAAAATGGACGATATTGACATGCTGTCACGTCGTGTGCCTTGTCTTTGTAAGGTCGCTCCCAATACACAGAAATATCACATTCAGGATGTGAATCGCGCAGGAGGTATCCTGAATATTTTGGGTGAGCTGGCCAAAGGGGGACTGTTGGATACTACGGTACACCGGGTGGACGGTACTACACTGGCAGAAGCCATTGCCAAATACAATATCTGTCGTCCGGAGGTAGATGCGGATGCACAGCGCATTTATTCGAGTGCGCCGGGCGGTAAATTCTGTATCCAGTTGGGAGCACAGAATTCGACCTATAAGGAACTGGATACTGACCGTACCAATGGATGCATCCGTGACTTGCAGCACGCGTACAGCAAGGATGGCGGATTGGCTGTATTGAAAGGGAACATCGCTCAAGATGGTTGCGTGGTAAAGACTGCCGGAGTAGATGAGAGTATCTGGAAGTTCTCAGGTCCGGCCAAGGTGTTCGATTCGCAGGAAGCTGCTTGTGAAGGTATCTTGGGTGGAAAAGTGGTAAGCGGTGATGTGGTAGTCATTACCCATGAGGGACCGAAGGGAGGTCCGGGCATGCAGGAAATGCTGTATCCAACCTCTTACATCAAATCCAAGCATTTGGGTAAAGAGTGTGCCCTGATTACCGACGGCCGTTTCAGTGGAGGAACTTCCGGTTTGAGTATCGGACATATTTCTCCGGAAGCCGCAGCCGGAGGTAACATCGGTAAGATTGTAGATGGTGATATCATTGAAATAGACATTCCCAACCGTTCCATCAATGTGAAACTGTCTGACGAGGAACTGGCCCAGCGCCCGATGACGCCGGTAACCCGCGACCGTAAGGTCTCAAAAGCATTGAAGGCATACGCCAGCATGGTGAGTTCGGCAGATAAAGGTGGAGTGAGAATTGTAGAATAA
- the ilvB gene encoding biosynthetic-type acetolactate synthase large subunit, whose product MSKEKISGSEALMRSLEHEGVKTLFGYPGGAIMPVFDALYDHRDRLNHILVRHEQGAAHAAQGFARVSGEVGVCLVTSGPGATNTITGIADAMIDSTPIVVIAGQVGASLLGTDAFQEVDLVGITQPISKWSYQIRRAEDVAWAVARAFYIARSGRPGPVVLDFAKNAQVEMTDYEPVTLDFIRSYDPDPETDSKSVAEAVALINGAKRPLVLVGQGVELGNAQQELKEFVEKADIPCGCTLLGLSALPSNHRLNKGMLGMHGNLGPNVKTNECDVLIAVGMRFDDRVTGKLDTYAKQAKIIHLDVDPSEIGKNVPVDVPILGNCKRTLSLLTELIQPQKHEEWIASFKPYEEKEYTQVIEKEVFPKEGPINMGEVVNAVSEATHNEAILVTDVGQNQMMACRYFKFSKPRSIVTSGGMGTMGFCLPAAIGATFGCPDRTVCAFMGDGGLQMTMQELGTIMEQKSPVKIILLNNNYLGNVRQWQAMFFNRRYSFTPMMNPDYMQIASAYGIASRRVMGRDELNDGIQEMLSTDGPFLLEVCVIEEGNVLPMTPPGSSVNYMLMEC is encoded by the coding sequence ATGAGTAAAGAAAAGATATCAGGTTCAGAAGCATTGATGCGCTCATTGGAGCATGAAGGGGTAAAGACTCTTTTCGGCTATCCAGGAGGAGCTATTATGCCGGTGTTCGATGCGTTGTATGACCATCGGGACAGATTGAACCATATTTTGGTTCGTCATGAACAAGGAGCAGCACATGCCGCTCAGGGTTTTGCCCGTGTATCGGGAGAAGTGGGAGTTTGTTTGGTAACAAGTGGACCGGGAGCGACCAATACGATTACCGGCATCGCTGATGCCATGATTGACAGTACACCGATTGTGGTGATTGCTGGTCAGGTTGGGGCTTCCCTGTTGGGTACGGATGCATTCCAGGAAGTTGATTTGGTGGGTATTACGCAGCCAATTTCCAAATGGAGTTATCAGATACGCCGTGCGGAGGATGTGGCTTGGGCGGTTGCCCGGGCATTTTATATCGCACGGAGCGGTCGGCCGGGACCGGTGGTGCTGGACTTTGCCAAGAATGCACAGGTAGAAATGACGGACTATGAACCAGTGACCTTAGATTTTATCCGCAGTTATGACCCGGATCCGGAAACAGATTCAAAATCAGTAGCTGAGGCGGTGGCTTTGATTAATGGGGCCAAGCGTCCGTTGGTACTTGTAGGACAGGGCGTAGAGTTGGGAAATGCCCAGCAGGAATTGAAGGAATTCGTGGAAAAGGCGGATATTCCTTGTGGATGTACGTTGTTGGGCTTGTCAGCATTGCCAAGCAATCACCGTTTGAACAAAGGTATGCTGGGAATGCATGGAAACCTGGGGCCGAATGTGAAGACCAACGAATGTGACGTGTTGATTGCAGTGGGTATGCGATTTGATGACCGTGTGACCGGGAAATTGGATACGTATGCTAAACAGGCCAAGATAATTCATTTGGATGTAGATCCGTCGGAAATCGGAAAGAACGTGCCGGTGGATGTGCCGATTTTAGGTAACTGTAAACGGACGCTTTCGCTACTTACCGAACTGATTCAGCCGCAGAAGCACGAAGAATGGATTGCCAGCTTCAAACCGTATGAAGAAAAAGAATATACACAAGTAATCGAGAAGGAAGTGTTCCCGAAGGAAGGGCCTATCAATATGGGTGAGGTGGTGAATGCGGTCAGTGAGGCCACTCACAACGAAGCCATTCTGGTGACCGATGTCGGTCAGAATCAGATGATGGCTTGCCGTTATTTCAAGTTTTCTAAACCCCGTAGCATTGTCACTTCCGGTGGTATGGGAACCATGGGATTCTGTCTGCCGGCGGCCATTGGAGCCACATTTGGCTGTCCCGACCGTACAGTATGTGCCTTTATGGGAGATGGAGGCTTGCAGATGACCATGCAGGAACTGGGTACGATTATGGAGCAGAAATCGCCGGTCAAGATTATCTTGTTGAACAATAATTATTTGGGTAATGTGCGCCAGTGGCAGGCCATGTTCTTCAACCGCCGCTATTCTTTCACGCCGATGATGAATCCTGATTACATGCAGATTGCATCGGCTTATGGAATAGCCTCACGCAGGGTGATGGGACGCGATGAACTGAACGACGGCATTCAGGAAATGCTGTCGACCGACGGTCCTTTCCTGTTGGAGGTGTGCGTAATAGAAGAAGGAAATGTGTTGCCGATGACACCTCCGGGAAGTTCGGTCAACTATATGTTAATGGAATGTTGA
- a CDS encoding acyl-[acyl-carrier-protein] thioesterase — MTEESKVGTYRFVAEPFHVDFMERLTMGVLGNHLLNCAGFHAADRGFGIATLNENHYTWVLSRLAIELEDMPRAYEDFTIQTWVENVYRLFTDRNFAILDKDGKPIGYARSIWAMISMETRKPADLLTLHGGSIVDYVCQKDCPIDKPGRIKVTHPQAMGEYRVKYSDIDLNGHVNSIKYIEHILDLFPMEMFRQKQIRRFEMAYVAESYYGDTLSFFLEQTGENEYDVEVKKNGTEVVVRSKVIFRD, encoded by the coding sequence ATGACAGAAGAAAGTAAAGTTGGTACTTATCGGTTTGTGGCCGAACCGTTTCATGTGGATTTCATGGAACGGCTGACGATGGGCGTGTTGGGCAATCACTTGCTGAACTGCGCCGGGTTTCATGCGGCTGACAGAGGATTCGGCATTGCCACGCTGAATGAGAATCATTACACGTGGGTGCTGTCCCGTCTGGCGATTGAGCTGGAAGACATGCCGCGTGCGTACGAAGACTTTACAATCCAGACATGGGTGGAGAATGTGTACCGTCTTTTTACAGACCGTAACTTTGCTATTCTGGACAAGGACGGAAAGCCTATCGGATATGCCCGTTCCATTTGGGCGATGATCAGCATGGAAACCCGCAAACCGGCCGATTTGCTGACGTTGCACGGTGGTTCGATTGTGGACTATGTGTGTCAGAAGGACTGTCCGATTGACAAGCCGGGACGCATCAAGGTGACGCATCCGCAGGCGATGGGAGAGTATCGGGTGAAGTACAGCGATATTGATTTGAACGGACATGTGAACAGCATCAAGTATATCGAGCATATCTTGGATTTGTTTCCCATGGAAATGTTCCGTCAGAAACAAATTCGACGGTTTGAAATGGCTTATGTGGCGGAAAGCTATTACGGTGACACCCTGAGCTTCTTCCTGGAGCAGACGGGAGAGAATGAATATGATGTGGAAGTGAAAAAGAACGGCACGGAAGTAGTCGTTCGAAGTAAAGTGATTTTTAGAGATTAA
- a CDS encoding Gfo/Idh/MocA family oxidoreductase yields the protein MILGACTVLTLTCTPAQMLAQSLSPSTQWEWNKGTIVIKSPERPAGQECVLGLTVPKMNVVRVGFVGLGMRGPGAVERFTHIAGTKIVALCDYEKDRAERCQGYLQKACLPEAAIYSGAEGYKALCERDDIDLVYIAADWDHHFPIAKYAMEHGKNVAIEVPSAMNLEQCWELINLSEKNRKHCMILENCCYDWFEMNTLNMAQQGVFGEVIRAQGAYIHNLDDFWPYYWKNGKEDKLGWRLRYNKENRGDVYATHGLGPVAQALDIHRGDRMTTLVAMDTKSVHGKALVEKATGVPCEEFRNGDHTTTLIRTANGKVIEIQHDVMNPQPYNRLYQLTGTKGFANKYPIEGYAVDAAQMKASGVQPKVDNLSSHSFLPEKEMQALVEKYQHPILKKYGEMAKEVGGHGGMDFIMDSRLVYCLQNGLPLDMDVYDLAEWCSLAELGAISMDNGCAAVAFPDFTRGHWNDVKGFHHAFATPEEEAATELTAETATLSLKAQGMKEWLAKSKKADVKKEEVESHIQQLSAQLEKTQKKTNGAESKELKEAVKQAEKMLKQAQKLLK from the coding sequence ATGATTTTAGGTGCTTGCACCGTATTAACTTTAACCTGTACACCGGCTCAAATGCTTGCACAGAGCCTTTCTCCTTCCACTCAATGGGAATGGAACAAAGGTACCATCGTCATTAAATCCCCTGAACGTCCGGCCGGACAAGAATGTGTGCTCGGACTGACTGTCCCGAAAATGAATGTAGTCCGCGTAGGTTTCGTGGGACTGGGTATGCGTGGTCCAGGAGCCGTAGAACGCTTCACCCACATTGCCGGTACCAAAATCGTAGCTTTGTGTGATTACGAAAAAGACCGGGCTGAAAGATGTCAGGGCTATTTACAAAAGGCTTGTCTGCCCGAAGCAGCCATCTACTCTGGTGCAGAAGGCTACAAAGCGCTCTGCGAACGCGATGACATCGACTTGGTGTACATCGCAGCCGACTGGGACCACCACTTCCCTATTGCCAAATATGCCATGGAACATGGTAAGAATGTGGCCATTGAGGTACCGTCTGCCATGAACTTGGAACAGTGCTGGGAACTCATCAACTTGTCAGAAAAGAACCGCAAGCACTGCATGATTCTGGAAAACTGCTGCTACGACTGGTTCGAAATGAATACGCTGAACATGGCACAGCAGGGTGTGTTCGGTGAAGTCATCCGTGCACAAGGAGCTTACATCCACAATTTGGATGATTTCTGGCCTTATTACTGGAAAAATGGAAAAGAAGATAAACTGGGATGGCGTCTGCGTTACAACAAGGAAAACCGCGGCGATGTATATGCCACTCACGGACTTGGCCCTGTGGCTCAAGCACTCGATATTCACCGTGGCGACCGTATGACTACCTTAGTAGCCATGGATACAAAATCCGTACACGGTAAAGCTTTGGTAGAAAAAGCAACCGGTGTACCTTGCGAAGAATTCCGCAACGGCGACCATACTACTACCCTTATCCGTACTGCCAACGGAAAAGTCATCGAAATCCAGCACGATGTCATGAATCCGCAACCTTATAACCGCTTGTACCAGCTGACCGGAACAAAAGGCTTCGCCAACAAGTATCCGATTGAAGGCTATGCTGTAGATGCAGCCCAGATGAAAGCTTCTGGCGTACAGCCAAAGGTAGACAACCTGAGTTCTCATTCTTTCCTTCCTGAAAAAGAAATGCAGGCATTGGTTGAAAAATACCAGCACCCGATTTTGAAGAAATACGGTGAAATGGCCAAGGAAGTAGGTGGACACGGTGGTATGGACTTCATCATGGACAGCCGTCTGGTATACTGTCTGCAGAATGGACTGCCATTGGATATGGATGTATATGACTTGGCTGAATGGTGCTCATTGGCAGAACTGGGAGCCATCTCTATGGATAACGGTTGCGCAGCTGTCGCATTCCCTGACTTTACTCGCGGACACTGGAACGATGTGAAAGGATTCCACCATGCATTTGCCACTCCGGAAGAAGAAGCAGCTACTGAATTGACTGCTGAAACTGCTACTCTTTCCCTCAAAGCCCAGGGCATGAAAGAATGGTTGGCTAAATCAAAGAAAGCCGATGTAAAGAAAGAAGAAGTAGAATCACATATCCAGCAGCTTTCCGCACAATTGGAAAAGACTCAGAAAAAAACGAATGGTGCTGAAAGCAAGGAACTGAAAGAAGCCGTAAAACAAGCTGAAAAGATGTTGAAACAGGCTCAGAAACTGCTGAAATAA
- the ilvC gene encoding ketol-acid reductoisomerase: protein MAQMNFGGVIENVITREEFPLEKAREVLKDETIAVIGYGVQGPGQSLNLRDNGFNVIVGQRQGKTFEKAVADGWVPGETLFSIEEACKRATIIMCLLSDAAVISVWPTIKPCLTAGKALYFSHGFAITWNDRTGVVPPKDIDVIMVAPKGSGTSLRTMFLEGRGLNSSYAIYQDATGKAYDRTIALGIGIGSGYLFETTFQREATSDLTGERGSLMGAIQGLLLAQYEVLRENGHTPSEAFNETVEELTQSLMPLFAKNGMDWMYANCSTTAQRGALDWMGPFHDAIKPVMQKLYQSVKCGHEAQISIDSNSQPDYREKLNAELKALRESEMWQTAVTVRKLRPENN from the coding sequence ATGGCACAGATGAATTTTGGCGGTGTGATTGAAAATGTAATCACCCGCGAAGAATTTCCATTGGAAAAAGCACGTGAAGTATTGAAAGATGAAACCATTGCTGTAATCGGTTACGGTGTACAGGGACCGGGACAGTCATTGAACTTGCGCGATAACGGTTTTAACGTCATTGTCGGGCAGCGTCAGGGCAAGACTTTTGAAAAAGCTGTAGCCGACGGATGGGTACCGGGAGAGACCTTGTTCAGCATTGAAGAAGCCTGCAAGAGAGCGACGATTATCATGTGCCTGTTGTCGGATGCAGCAGTCATCTCTGTATGGCCTACTATCAAACCTTGCCTGACTGCAGGGAAAGCATTGTATTTCTCTCATGGTTTTGCCATCACTTGGAATGACCGTACTGGCGTAGTTCCTCCTAAAGACATTGATGTCATCATGGTGGCTCCGAAAGGTTCAGGTACTTCTTTGCGTACCATGTTCCTGGAAGGACGTGGCTTGAACTCTTCTTATGCTATCTACCAGGATGCTACCGGTAAGGCATACGACCGTACCATTGCATTGGGTATCGGTATCGGTTCAGGTTATCTGTTCGAAACAACTTTCCAGCGTGAGGCTACTTCCGACCTGACAGGTGAACGTGGCTCTTTGATGGGTGCAATCCAGGGATTGCTGCTGGCACAGTATGAAGTGCTCCGTGAAAACGGACATACTCCGTCGGAAGCATTCAACGAAACTGTAGAAGAGCTGACTCAGTCACTGATGCCGTTGTTTGCCAAGAACGGTATGGACTGGATGTATGCAAACTGCTCTACTACCGCACAGCGTGGTGCCCTCGACTGGATGGGCCCGTTCCACGATGCCATCAAACCGGTAATGCAGAAATTGTATCAGAGTGTAAAATGCGGTCATGAAGCTCAGATTTCTATCGACAGCAACTCTCAGCCGGATTATCGTGAAAAACTGAATGCGGAATTGAAAGCATTGCGTGAAAGCGAAATGTGGCAGACTGCTGTGACTGTACGTAAACTTCGTCCGGAAAACAACTGA
- a CDS encoding efflux RND transporter permease subunit, with translation MSRKEKIEGRPLVWSSFTLIVTFVCLSLVGLALAPLLPVKLSPSRDMPGLSVSFSMPGNSARVVETEVTSRLEGMLARVNGIRSISSTSDNGGGRIDMELDRHADIGVTRFEVSTLIRQLWAQLPEGVSYPLISTQRSDENASRPFMTYTLNAPATPIVIQKYGEEHIKPLVAALDGVYKVELSGATPMEWRIVYDNVQLERIGVGVQDILTAIEERYGREFLGICELETDHGTEWIRLVRTTEGSPEGFVPSEIAVKAADGSMVPLDRLVRVTRTEEEPTSYYRINGLNSVYLSVTASETANQLALAEKVRKVIAGAEAVMPAGYEIHTGYDATEYISKELDTIYFRTGITVLILLLFVAVITRNLRYLFLIVAGLAVNIAVAVILYYALGLEIQLYSLAGITISLNLVIDNIIVMTDHILRRRNLKAFMSVLAATLTTIGALVIIFFLDEKIRLNLQDFAAVVIVNLGISLLVALFFVPPMIEKIGLRKGKPAHPRLWVKRGAVHFTRFYRGMVVLLSRYRAVAFLLLVLGFGLPVFMLPEKIEDAEQKGAWAEWYNKIFNNTTYREDIKPVVDKVLGGSLRLFAEKVYDGSYFNRDESEVVLYINATLPNGSTLEQMNVLIKKMETYLSGFKEIRQFQTSVYNARRASIQVFFKKEYGHTGFPYVLKSDVVSKSLTLGGGSWSVYGLQDQGFSNDVRESAGSFRVKMYGYNYDELGRWAEEMKKLLLSHRRIKEVTVSSEFSWWKDDYTEFYLEFDKRRMAEENLTAYDLFAVLRPVFMRDQLAGSILYDNGVEYLRLSSAQSRDYDVWAFMSVPFLVKGKQYKLSDLAVLAKGQAPKQVAKENQQYRLCLQYEYIGSSEQGKKLLEKDIETLRKRLPMGYTVESDSAYWSWGKEDHSQYFLLLIVISIIFFISAILFNSLSQPLAIIFVIPVSYIGVFLTFYLFGLNFDQGGFASFVLLCGITVNASIYILNEYNAIRRNFPGLSPLRAYTKAWNVKVIPIFLTVMSTILGFVPFMIGEKTPFWFPLAAGTIGGLVMSVIGIFIYLPVLSVSGTIRKTIRRKRK, from the coding sequence ATGAGCAGGAAAGAGAAAATAGAAGGCCGGCCGCTGGTCTGGTCGTCGTTCACCCTGATAGTGACGTTCGTGTGCCTGTCGCTGGTGGGACTGGCACTGGCACCTCTGCTGCCGGTGAAGCTCTCGCCTTCGCGCGACATGCCGGGGCTGTCGGTGTCATTCTCCATGCCGGGCAATTCGGCCCGGGTGGTGGAGACGGAGGTCACCAGCCGTCTGGAGGGTATGCTGGCCCGGGTGAACGGCATCCGTAGCATCAGTTCCACTTCCGACAATGGGGGCGGGCGCATCGACATGGAGCTGGACCGCCATGCGGATATCGGGGTGACCCGCTTTGAGGTGTCCACCCTTATCCGGCAGTTGTGGGCGCAGCTTCCTGAAGGGGTGAGCTATCCGCTCATCTCCACGCAGCGGAGCGACGAGAACGCCTCGCGTCCTTTCATGACCTACACGCTGAACGCTCCCGCCACGCCCATCGTGATACAGAAGTACGGCGAGGAACACATCAAGCCGCTGGTTGCGGCATTGGACGGGGTGTATAAGGTAGAGCTGAGCGGTGCCACGCCCATGGAGTGGCGCATCGTGTACGACAATGTGCAGCTGGAGCGCATCGGGGTGGGGGTGCAGGATATCCTGACCGCCATTGAGGAAAGGTACGGCCGTGAGTTTCTGGGGATTTGTGAGCTGGAGACGGACCACGGGACGGAATGGATACGGCTGGTGCGTACCACCGAAGGCAGTCCGGAGGGGTTTGTCCCTTCGGAGATTGCGGTGAAGGCGGCCGACGGGAGCATGGTGCCGCTGGACCGGCTGGTCAGGGTGACGCGCACGGAGGAGGAACCCACATCGTACTACCGCATCAACGGGCTGAACTCGGTGTATCTGTCCGTCACCGCCTCGGAAACGGCCAACCAGCTGGCCCTGGCGGAGAAGGTCAGGAAGGTGATAGCCGGAGCGGAGGCCGTGATGCCGGCCGGGTACGAAATCCATACGGGCTATGATGCCACGGAATACATCTCGAAGGAGCTGGACACGATTTATTTCCGTACGGGAATCACCGTGCTGATCCTGCTGCTGTTCGTGGCGGTGATTACGCGCAACCTGCGGTATCTTTTCCTGATAGTGGCCGGGCTGGCGGTGAACATTGCCGTGGCCGTCATCCTGTATTATGCGCTGGGGCTGGAAATCCAGCTTTATTCGCTGGCGGGCATCACCATCTCGCTGAACCTGGTGATAGACAACATCATCGTCATGACCGACCATATCCTGAGAAGGCGCAACCTGAAGGCGTTCATGTCGGTGCTGGCGGCCACGCTGACCACCATCGGGGCGCTGGTCATCATCTTCTTCCTCGACGAGAAGATACGCCTGAACCTGCAGGACTTTGCGGCGGTGGTGATTGTTAACCTGGGCATCTCGCTGCTGGTGGCCCTGTTCTTCGTGCCTCCGATGATAGAGAAAATCGGTCTACGAAAGGGAAAACCGGCGCATCCGCGGCTGTGGGTGAAGCGGGGGGCCGTGCATTTCACCCGCTTTTACCGGGGGATGGTCGTGCTGCTGAGCCGCTATCGGGCGGTCGCCTTCCTTCTGCTGGTGCTCGGTTTCGGACTTCCGGTGTTCATGCTTCCGGAGAAGATAGAGGATGCGGAGCAGAAGGGGGCATGGGCGGAATGGTATAATAAGATTTTCAACAATACGACCTACCGGGAAGACATCAAGCCTGTAGTGGACAAGGTGCTGGGCGGTTCTCTCCGTCTCTTTGCCGAGAAGGTGTACGACGGCAGCTATTTCAACCGTGACGAGAGCGAGGTGGTGCTGTATATCAACGCCACCCTGCCCAACGGCAGTACGCTGGAGCAGATGAACGTGCTGATCAAGAAGATGGAGACCTACCTGAGCGGGTTCAAGGAGATACGCCAGTTCCAGACATCGGTGTACAATGCGCGCCGGGCGAGCATCCAGGTGTTCTTCAAGAAGGAGTACGGCCATACGGGCTTTCCCTACGTGCTGAAGTCGGACGTGGTGAGCAAGTCGCTGACCCTGGGCGGGGGAAGCTGGAGCGTGTACGGGCTGCAGGACCAGGGCTTCAGCAACGACGTGCGGGAGAGTGCCGGCAGCTTCCGCGTGAAGATGTACGGCTACAACTACGACGAGCTGGGCCGCTGGGCGGAGGAGATGAAGAAGCTGCTGCTTTCCCACCGCCGCATCAAGGAGGTGACTGTCAGCTCGGAGTTCTCGTGGTGGAAGGACGACTATACGGAGTTCTATCTGGAGTTCGACAAGCGCAGGATGGCGGAGGAGAACCTGACGGCCTACGACCTGTTTGCGGTGCTGCGTCCGGTATTCATGCGCGACCAGCTGGCGGGCAGCATCCTTTACGACAACGGCGTGGAGTATCTGCGGCTGTCGTCCGCCCAGAGTCGGGACTATGATGTATGGGCTTTCATGTCGGTGCCGTTCCTGGTGAAGGGCAAGCAGTACAAGCTCTCCGACCTGGCCGTGCTGGCGAAGGGGCAGGCCCCGAAACAGGTGGCCAAGGAGAACCAGCAGTACAGGCTCTGCCTGCAATATGAATACATCGGTTCGTCGGAACAGGGCAAGAAACTGCTGGAGAAGGACATCGAGACCCTCCGGAAGCGCCTTCCGATGGGGTATACCGTGGAGAGTGACAGTGCCTATTGGAGCTGGGGGAAGGAAGACCACAGCCAGTATTTCCTGTTGCTGATAGTCATCTCCATCATCTTCTTCATTTCGGCCATCCTCTTCAACTCGCTGAGCCAGCCGCTGGCCATCATCTTCGTGATTCCGGTGTCGTATATCGGCGTGTTCCTCACGTTCTATCTGTTCGGTCTGAACTTCGACCAGGGAGGTTTCGCTTCCTTCGTGCTGCTGTGCGGCATTACGGTGAACGCAAGCATCTACATCCTGAACGAGTATAATGCCATTCGCAGGAACTTCCCGGGACTGTCACCGCTGAGAGCCTATACCAAGGCCTGGAACGTGAAGGTCATTCCCATCTTCCTGACGGTGATGTCGACCATCCTCGGTTTCGTGCCGTTCATGATAGGCGAGAAGACCCCGTTCTGGTTCCCCCTGGCTGCCGGAACCATCGGCGGACTGGTGATGTCGGTTATCGGTATCTTTATCTATCTGCCGGTATTGAGCGTGTCGGGGACGATAAGGAAAACCATACGGCGAAAAAGGAAATGA